A genomic stretch from Flavobacterium nitratireducens includes:
- a CDS encoding DUF4268 domain-containing protein, protein MYSKEETQRLKREFWVTFAEKYPRKWILYDTKIKDFSFKFFVDNKKAQVLIDIEHRSNEKRIAYFEKLEALKSILEEEFITDLVFEKDYVLENGKTISRIWVEKQGVGFSNRNNWDAIFDFYNEKMDALERFYLEYDEFIKDIEIE, encoded by the coding sequence ATGTATAGTAAAGAAGAAACACAGCGATTAAAAAGAGAATTTTGGGTAACATTTGCGGAGAAATACCCAAGAAAATGGATACTGTATGATACAAAAATCAAAGATTTCTCTTTTAAATTTTTTGTGGATAACAAAAAAGCGCAGGTTCTAATTGATATTGAACATCGCAGCAATGAAAAACGAATCGCTTACTTTGAAAAACTAGAGGCCTTAAAAAGTATTTTAGAAGAAGAATTTATCACTGATTTGGTTTTTGAAAAAGACTATGTCTTAGAAAACGGAAAAACCATCAGCCGAATTTGGGTAGAAAAACAAGGAGTAGGTTTCAGTAATCGAAACAATTGGGATGCTATTTTTGATTTTTACAACGAAAAAATGGATGCTCTGGAGCGCTTTTATTTGGAGTATGACGAATTTATAAAGGATATTGAAATTGAATAA
- a CDS encoding NYN domain-containing protein, with product MSQNNKELKLAVLIDADNVPYSNVKGMMEEIAKYGTPTTKRIYADWTKPNANGWKGVLLEHAITPIQQYGYTTGKNSSDSALIIDAMDLLYSGKLDGFCIVSSDSDFTRLAIRLRESGMKVIGIGEQKTPKPFISACDRFIFLEVLDGAIKKKAVKTVIETKKPVEKTTTTKTTEKATQKPLNKIDEPTIELIESTIEDLADDAGWAFLGDVGNLVVKKKPEFDPRNYGFSKLTPMLKSLTDILEIDERDSDKKGIKHVYVRLLFS from the coding sequence ATGTCACAAAACAATAAAGAACTCAAATTAGCGGTTCTTATAGATGCCGATAATGTTCCGTACAGCAATGTAAAAGGAATGATGGAAGAAATTGCCAAATACGGCACTCCTACCACCAAACGTATTTATGCCGATTGGACCAAACCAAACGCTAACGGATGGAAAGGTGTTTTACTGGAACACGCCATTACTCCTATTCAGCAATACGGTTATACCACTGGAAAAAATTCTTCAGATTCGGCATTGATTATTGATGCGATGGATTTGTTGTATTCTGGAAAACTAGACGGTTTTTGTATTGTTTCCAGTGACAGTGATTTCACCCGTTTAGCTATTCGTTTGAGAGAATCAGGAATGAAAGTCATTGGAATTGGCGAACAAAAAACACCAAAACCCTTTATTAGTGCCTGCGACAGATTTATTTTCCTCGAAGTCCTAGATGGTGCTATTAAGAAAAAAGCGGTCAAAACTGTAATTGAAACCAAAAAACCAGTTGAAAAAACCACTACAACTAAAACTACTGAAAAAGCAACTCAAAAACCGCTGAATAAAATCGACGAACCAACAATTGAACTGATTGAATCGACCATTGAAGACTTAGCCGATGATGCAGGTTGGGCATTCCTAGGTGATGTAGGAAACCTAGTAGTAAAGAAAAAACCCGAATTTGACCCGAGAAACTATGGTTTTTCTAAACTCACGCCTATGCTCAAATCACTTACCGACATTTTAGAAATAGACGAAAGAGATTCGGATAAAAAAGGAATTAAACACGTATATGTGCGTTTACTTTTTAGTTAA
- a CDS encoding NUDIX hydrolase: protein MDFQYFLQFIPALVQTQLSASFSHEKMMPLERKALLAKMDVKDIKPKEAAVTMLFYPKNKETHLVLIVRNSYKGVHSAQIAFPGGKFESADVDFKTTALRETEEEIGVDRSKIEIIKAFTSLYIPPSNFMVHPFLGICKEEIHFKPDPVEVAAVIELPLAVFRDDTIIVTETLTTSYATSIEVPAFKIEGHIVWGATAMLLSELRDVLDGIFIEKNI, encoded by the coding sequence ATGGATTTTCAATATTTTTTACAATTTATACCTGCTTTAGTTCAAACGCAACTTTCAGCCTCTTTTTCACATGAAAAGATGATGCCACTTGAGCGTAAAGCTCTTTTGGCTAAAATGGATGTAAAAGATATAAAACCTAAAGAAGCTGCGGTAACGATGTTGTTTTATCCTAAAAATAAGGAAACACACTTGGTTTTAATTGTACGCAATTCTTACAAGGGGGTACATTCGGCCCAAATTGCTTTTCCAGGAGGAAAATTTGAGTCAGCTGATGTTGATTTTAAAACAACTGCATTACGAGAAACAGAAGAGGAAATAGGAGTAGATCGAAGTAAAATAGAAATTATAAAAGCGTTTACATCCTTGTATATTCCACCAAGTAATTTTATGGTGCATCCTTTTTTAGGAATTTGTAAAGAAGAAATACATTTTAAACCGGATCCAGTTGAAGTAGCTGCTGTAATCGAATTACCGTTGGCTGTTTTCAGAGATGATACAATCATTGTGACCGAGACATTAACCACCTCTTACGCAACAAGTATTGAAGTACCTGCTTTTAAAATTGAAGGGCATATTGTTTGGGGAGCCACTGCAATGTTGTTGAGTGAATTAAGAGATGTTTTAGATGGTATTTTTATTGAAAAAAATATATAA
- a CDS encoding non-canonical purine NTP diphosphatase → MQLVFASNNKNKIKEIQQLLPNTIEILSLESIGCLEEIPETAATIEGNAILKANYVTEKYGYNCFADDTGLEIEALNGEPGVYSARYAGEQKNAEDNMNKVLNALANSTNRKGQFKTVIALNMNGEQLLFTGIAKGEITTEKSGNQGFGYDPIFQPEGYQETFADLPLEIKNQISHRGKATQLLLNYLNQMK, encoded by the coding sequence ATGCAACTTGTATTTGCCTCTAATAACAAAAACAAAATCAAAGAAATCCAACAGTTACTACCTAATACTATTGAAATTTTAAGTTTGGAATCCATTGGATGTCTAGAAGAAATTCCTGAAACAGCAGCCACTATTGAAGGAAATGCTATTCTTAAAGCAAATTATGTAACAGAAAAATATGGTTATAATTGTTTTGCCGATGACACAGGTTTAGAAATTGAGGCTCTCAACGGCGAACCTGGAGTGTACTCAGCAAGATACGCTGGCGAACAAAAAAATGCCGAAGATAACATGAACAAAGTACTGAACGCCTTAGCCAATTCAACAAATAGAAAAGGACAATTCAAAACGGTAATTGCCCTTAATATGAATGGTGAACAACTTTTGTTTACTGGAATTGCCAAAGGCGAAATCACCACCGAAAAATCAGGAAATCAAGGATTTGGCTACGACCCTATTTTTCAACCTGAAGGATATCAAGAAACATTTGCTGATTTACCTTTAGAAATTAAAAACCAAATTAGTCATCGCGGAAAAGCAACCCAATTGCTTCTAAACTATTTAAATCAAATGAAATAA
- a CDS encoding lysophospholipid acyltransferase family protein, whose amino-acid sequence MRLFQRNPFGHILFLKKWLIRIFGSCTHRRYRGFNELQIEGSEIIRNLPDTNVLFISNHQTYFADVVAMFHVFNASLSGRIDSIKNIGYLWHPKLNIYYVAAKETMRSGLLPKILSYAGAIPVERTWRSEGVDVAEKRPVNPNDTENIKKALDDGWVITFPQGTTRSFKPVRKGTAHIIKQHRPIVVPIVIDGFRRSFDRKGIRMKKKGILQSFIIKEPLDVDYDNDTIDEIVEKIEYAIEQHPSFLKVIPAEELEEQEELNKLRQWEVD is encoded by the coding sequence ATGAGACTCTTTCAAAGAAATCCTTTTGGACATATTTTATTTCTAAAAAAATGGTTGATCCGTATTTTTGGAAGTTGTACTCATAGACGTTATCGAGGCTTTAATGAGTTACAAATTGAAGGTTCAGAAATTATTAGAAATTTACCCGATACGAACGTGCTTTTTATTTCTAATCATCAAACGTATTTTGCGGATGTAGTAGCTATGTTTCATGTATTTAATGCTAGTTTAAGTGGTAGAATAGATTCTATAAAAAATATTGGTTATTTATGGCATCCCAAATTAAATATTTATTATGTGGCGGCTAAGGAAACTATGCGTTCTGGATTATTACCAAAGATATTGTCCTATGCTGGTGCTATTCCAGTAGAGCGTACTTGGCGCTCTGAAGGAGTAGATGTTGCAGAGAAAAGACCTGTGAATCCTAATGACACTGAGAATATTAAAAAAGCACTCGATGATGGCTGGGTTATTACTTTTCCACAAGGAACCACACGTTCTTTTAAACCTGTTAGAAAAGGGACGGCACATATTATTAAACAGCATCGTCCTATTGTGGTTCCAATAGTGATTGATGGATTTAGACGTTCCTTTGATAGAAAAGGTATCCGAATGAAGAAAAAAGGAATTCTGCAATCGTTTATTATCAAAGAGCCTTTAGATGTGGATTATGATAATGATACCATCGATGAAATTGTAGAGAAAATTGAATATGCCATTGAGCAACATCCTTCTTTTTTGAAGGTAATTCCTGCCGAAGAATTAGAAGAACAAGAAGAATTGAATAAATTGCGTCAATGGGAAGTTGACTAG
- a CDS encoding carboxypeptidase-like regulatory domain-containing protein, which produces MKYFVVFFFLFLTANTFAQTGTISQKVTGYVYNDNTKSPLMGANIININKVRGAVTDSNGYFEIDVQPTDTLHFTLLGFQSLRVKVTNDWIKNKVAKIFLTEKAIALEEVVIRPFNLTGYLEVDSKTIPINQNHRYNIKGLNLGYEAGEYSSGAFGKVLGSIFNPADMLYNFFGKKSGELKKLREMKKDDTVRTLLESKFDRETLAVLLGIDKKEIPEILQRCNYSESFIQTANDLQVMDAISSCYEQYKVLKKK; this is translated from the coding sequence ATGAAATATTTTGTAGTTTTCTTTTTTCTATTCCTAACCGCAAATACTTTTGCACAAACAGGAACTATTTCTCAAAAAGTAACGGGTTACGTATACAACGACAATACCAAAAGCCCTTTGATGGGAGCCAACATTATCAATATCAACAAAGTAAGAGGAGCCGTTACAGATTCCAATGGCTATTTTGAAATCGATGTTCAACCTACCGACACCCTACACTTTACGCTTTTAGGCTTTCAATCCTTACGAGTAAAAGTAACCAATGACTGGATCAAAAATAAAGTAGCCAAAATTTTCCTGACCGAAAAAGCAATAGCCCTAGAAGAAGTTGTCATTAGACCTTTTAATCTTACAGGCTATTTAGAGGTTGATTCCAAAACAATTCCGATTAATCAAAACCATCGTTACAATATTAAAGGACTTAATTTAGGCTATGAAGCAGGAGAATATTCCTCAGGCGCTTTTGGCAAAGTATTAGGATCCATTTTTAATCCTGCCGATATGCTGTATAATTTCTTTGGAAAAAAATCCGGAGAACTCAAAAAACTCCGAGAAATGAAAAAGGACGATACAGTTAGAACATTATTAGAATCTAAATTTGACCGTGAAACTTTAGCTGTTTTACTTGGGATTGACAAAAAAGAAATTCCAGAAATCCTACAAAGATGTAATTATTCGGAATCTTTCATACAAACCGCAAACGACCTCCAAGTTATGGATGCAATAAGTAGCTGTTACGAACAATATAAAGTCCTTAAAAAGAAATAA
- a CDS encoding FMN-binding glutamate synthase family protein, giving the protein MRKEFYIIGFGLLLLSLAAHFLFKTSLLIALTILILLIIGIFNSLQHKHAILRNFPVLGYFRYAFEEIAPEIQQYFIERTTDGKPFSRNERALAYQRAKNISANTPFGTQLDINTSSYEGVKHSIFPAHVNDELPRVTIGGPDCTQPYSASLLNISAMSFGSLSENAIIALNKGAQKGNFYHNTGEGGLTEYHLQGGDITWQIGTGYFGCRNEEGNFDAEKFKEKANLPSVKMIEIKLSQGAKPGHGGVLPAAKNTEEIAKIRGVKPHTTILSPPCHTAFNDPKGLVKFVAHLRELANGKPIGFKLCIGKTEEFEAICHEMIQQNCYPDFITVDGAEGGTGAAPLEFADGVGMPLEPSLIFVNKTLIRLNIRDKIRIICSGKIISGHAILKAIALGADLCNSARGFMFSLGCIQALRCNTNNCPVGVATQDKMLMKGLSVTDKFKRVYHFHKNTLYAANELLAAAGKTSYKEVDVSIFMRGDEFTHLSDLYFPDNLSNVIKH; this is encoded by the coding sequence ATGAGAAAAGAATTTTATATTATTGGATTTGGACTTTTGTTATTAAGTCTTGCCGCTCATTTTTTATTTAAAACAAGCCTTTTAATAGCCCTCACCATTTTGATTCTATTGATTATCGGGATTTTTAACAGTTTACAACACAAACATGCTATTCTTAGAAATTTTCCAGTTTTGGGATATTTCAGGTATGCTTTTGAAGAAATTGCCCCTGAAATTCAACAATACTTTATTGAAAGAACTACAGATGGTAAACCATTTTCCAGAAACGAAAGAGCACTAGCCTATCAACGTGCTAAAAATATTAGTGCCAACACACCATTTGGAACACAATTAGATATTAACACTTCTTCATACGAAGGCGTAAAACACTCCATTTTTCCGGCACACGTTAACGACGAATTACCGAGAGTTACAATAGGTGGTCCCGATTGTACCCAACCCTATTCCGCGTCCTTATTGAATATCTCTGCCATGAGTTTTGGGTCGCTAAGCGAAAATGCAATTATAGCACTCAACAAAGGCGCACAAAAAGGCAACTTCTACCACAATACGGGCGAAGGAGGTTTAACAGAATACCATTTGCAAGGTGGTGATATCACTTGGCAAATTGGAACAGGATATTTTGGATGTCGCAACGAGGAAGGTAATTTTGATGCCGAAAAATTCAAAGAAAAAGCCAATCTTCCATCTGTAAAAATGATTGAAATCAAACTATCTCAGGGTGCCAAACCAGGACATGGAGGGGTTTTGCCGGCAGCAAAAAACACCGAAGAAATTGCCAAAATTCGTGGTGTAAAACCGCACACTACTATTCTTTCTCCACCTTGCCATACTGCTTTTAACGATCCCAAAGGCCTCGTAAAGTTTGTAGCACATCTGAGAGAATTAGCCAACGGAAAACCAATAGGATTTAAATTATGTATTGGGAAAACCGAAGAATTTGAAGCCATTTGCCACGAAATGATCCAACAAAATTGCTACCCTGATTTCATTACTGTTGATGGCGCCGAAGGCGGAACAGGAGCCGCTCCATTAGAATTTGCTGACGGTGTAGGAATGCCATTGGAACCTTCATTGATTTTTGTAAACAAAACTTTAATTCGTTTAAATATCCGAGATAAAATTCGCATCATTTGCAGTGGAAAAATTATTTCTGGTCATGCAATTCTAAAAGCGATTGCCCTGGGTGCCGACTTGTGCAACAGCGCTCGTGGTTTTATGTTTTCGCTCGGTTGTATCCAAGCCTTGCGTTGCAATACAAATAACTGCCCTGTAGGTGTTGCCACTCAAGACAAAATGCTAATGAAAGGATTATCCGTTACCGATAAATTTAAACGTGTATATCATTTTCACAAAAATACCTTATATGCTGCAAATGAATTATTGGCTGCGGCAGGAAAAACATCTTATAAAGAGGTTGATGTTTCCATTTTTATGAGAGGAGATGAATTTACCCATCTTTCAGATTTGTATTTTCCAGATAACTTATCGAATGTTATCAAGCATTAA
- a CDS encoding DUF3810 domain-containing protein has translation MKRKYLLPFLLIIQIIILKIIAFYPEWIERYYSNLVYSQIAAFSRIIFGKISFSIGDCLYILLILLIAKWFWNKRKSWKLHWKTNVLHIFSFLSVFYFSFHLLWGLNYYRMPLFEKMNIKREYSDADLYDFTKKIIAKANAIQIQITKNKNLKVVYPYSHEETFQKDLNGYQNLSKSYAYFGYQNSSIKKSLISLPLTYMGFGGYLNPFTNEAQVNDLMPKYNLPTTSCHEMAHQMGYASESECNFIGFLASVNNEDLYFQYSGYSFALRYCLNNWYLKNEKIYQRLLQTVHHGIIANYKESEIFWRKYETPIEKGFHAFYDRYLKINQQKEGMDSYSKFVDLLVNFYKNKNL, from the coding sequence TTGAAAAGAAAATACCTGCTGCCTTTTTTACTAATTATTCAGATTATCATTCTTAAAATAATAGCTTTTTATCCGGAATGGATAGAACGCTATTACAGTAATTTAGTTTACTCCCAAATTGCTGCATTTTCAAGAATTATTTTTGGAAAAATCTCTTTTTCAATAGGTGACTGTCTTTACATTCTTTTAATTCTGCTTATCGCAAAATGGTTTTGGAACAAAAGAAAATCTTGGAAACTTCATTGGAAAACCAACGTACTCCATATTTTTAGTTTTCTATCCGTCTTTTATTTTAGTTTTCATCTACTTTGGGGACTGAATTATTACCGTATGCCTCTATTTGAAAAAATGAATATTAAACGCGAATATTCGGATGCTGATTTGTATGACTTCACCAAAAAAATCATCGCTAAGGCAAATGCAATTCAGATACAAATTACAAAAAACAAAAATCTAAAAGTAGTTTATCCATACAGTCATGAAGAAACGTTCCAGAAAGACTTGAATGGTTATCAAAACCTATCGAAAAGCTACGCTTACTTTGGTTACCAAAATAGCAGCATCAAAAAGTCTCTTATCAGTTTACCATTAACCTATATGGGGTTTGGCGGTTATTTAAATCCTTTTACCAATGAAGCTCAGGTAAATGATTTAATGCCCAAATACAATTTACCTACTACAAGTTGTCACGAAATGGCGCATCAAATGGGCTATGCCAGCGAGAGCGAATGTAATTTCATCGGTTTTTTGGCTTCGGTCAATAACGAGGATTTGTATTTTCAATACTCGGGTTACAGTTTTGCGCTTCGTTATTGTTTAAACAATTGGTATTTGAAGAATGAAAAAATATACCAACGACTATTACAAACTGTACATCATGGTATTATAGCAAATTATAAAGAGAGTGAAATTTTCTGGAGGAAATATGAAACCCCTATCGAAAAAGGATTTCATGCTTTTTATGACCGCTATTTAAAAATTAACCAACAAAAAGAAGGAATGGATAGCTATAGCAAATTTGTAGATTTATTAGTCAATTTTTATAAAAATAAAAATTTGTAA
- a CDS encoding aminoacyl-histidine dipeptidase — protein sequence MSQEIRNIEPKALWNKFANLNAVPRPSKKEERVVAFIKDFGNNLGLEVIEDEVQNVIIRKPATAGMENRKPIVLQGHLDMVHQKNADTVFDFDTQGIEMYVDGDWVRAKGTTLGADNGLGVAAIMAVLESTDIAHPAIEALFTIDEETGMTGAMNLQGGVLKGEILLNLDTEEDDEIDIGCAGGIDVTAEAEYDEEETPEHSVGYSITVKGLKGGHSGMDIHKGLGNANKIMNRLLFDGFDNFGLQISEIQGGSLRNAIPRESVAKVIIASVYDEAFVFDMQQIVNEIKAELKTTEPNLEIVFEKLEKLPAKVMPPMAQYYFVRSMATATNGVHRMSADFDNLVETSNNIAKVMVGNGKLVVQCLTRSSVESAKFDLANDLRSAFELMGCEVELSGSYPGWAPNPDSAILKVLVPVYENLFSEKPKVVACHAGLECGILGANYPDMDMISFGPTIQGAHSPDERASIVSSQKFWKFLVEILANIPVK from the coding sequence ATGAGTCAAGAGATACGAAATATAGAGCCAAAGGCATTATGGAATAAGTTTGCCAATTTGAATGCGGTTCCGCGTCCCTCTAAAAAAGAAGAACGTGTTGTAGCCTTTATAAAGGATTTTGGTAATAATTTAGGTTTAGAAGTTATTGAGGACGAAGTTCAAAACGTAATCATCCGTAAACCGGCTACTGCAGGGATGGAAAATCGTAAACCAATTGTTTTGCAAGGGCATTTGGATATGGTTCATCAAAAAAATGCCGATACTGTGTTTGATTTTGATACTCAGGGAATCGAAATGTATGTAGATGGTGACTGGGTACGTGCAAAAGGAACCACTCTTGGTGCTGACAATGGTTTAGGAGTAGCAGCTATTATGGCAGTACTAGAAAGCACGGATATAGCACATCCAGCTATCGAGGCTCTGTTTACCATTGATGAGGAAACAGGTATGACAGGGGCAATGAATTTGCAAGGAGGTGTATTGAAAGGTGAAATTTTATTGAATTTAGATACCGAAGAAGACGATGAAATCGATATTGGTTGTGCGGGTGGAATTGATGTTACTGCCGAAGCAGAATATGATGAAGAGGAAACACCTGAACATTCAGTAGGTTATTCCATTACGGTTAAAGGACTAAAAGGAGGTCATTCCGGAATGGATATCCACAAAGGATTAGGAAATGCCAATAAAATCATGAACCGTTTGCTGTTTGATGGTTTTGATAATTTTGGTTTACAAATTTCGGAAATTCAAGGTGGAAGTTTGCGTAATGCAATCCCACGAGAAAGTGTAGCTAAGGTAATTATCGCTTCGGTATATGATGAGGCTTTTGTTTTTGATATGCAGCAAATTGTAAACGAAATCAAAGCTGAGTTGAAAACTACAGAACCCAATTTAGAGATTGTTTTTGAAAAATTAGAAAAACTACCAGCTAAAGTAATGCCTCCAATGGCGCAATACTATTTTGTACGTTCCATGGCAACTGCAACTAATGGAGTGCATAGAATGAGTGCCGATTTTGATAATTTGGTTGAAACATCAAATAATATTGCCAAAGTAATGGTTGGGAATGGAAAGTTGGTAGTGCAGTGTTTAACGCGTTCTTCAGTTGAATCAGCTAAGTTTGATTTGGCTAATGATTTACGATCGGCTTTCGAATTAATGGGTTGCGAAGTGGAATTGTCAGGTTCTTATCCAGGTTGGGCTCCTAATCCAGATTCGGCTATTTTGAAGGTTTTAGTACCTGTTTATGAAAATTTATTCTCGGAAAAGCCAAAAGTAGTTGCTTGTCACGCTGGTTTAGAATGTGGTATTTTAGGTGCTAATTATCCTGATATGGATATGATTTCTTTTGGACCAACCATTCAGGGAGCGCATTCTCCGGATGAAAGAGCTAGTATTGTTTCTTCTCAAAAATTCTGGAAATTTTTAGTCGAAATTTTAGCAAATATTCCAGTTAAGTAA
- a CDS encoding hybrid sensor histidine kinase/response regulator, producing MLEHEDSENFKCKTNCSKPFFPIFFYNWLLTIFFKKDQLPYKVSLENYTSIADVGHKKLDIQFVLKNFDSLKPVSLKTKGDYLGFTENNFWSSTTIVNTTNGELKYYFETARPITNIVELYVVNQQTGKIIKHISGDEKKFSQRSYPHRKCLFYLVIPPNSQLKLVLHVKSDGDVLKLPLILYSTEAFVNVNSTEQFVFGFFYGLLFFVAIVCFFLFISLKELTFLYYSLYVVSVGLLQFALDGYFYQYITPSGGWFSKHAVLLLAIVGAFILGRYSELFLQIKKNSERLYLVYKISYISFVALFLVTVFVPAALFYSYQIVNFLALIFFIIVLYSISYLLYSKKEVDILYVLGIFFLIIGFGVFILNNVGVIPNTFVTQNSSKIGTGLEVIFLSLSMANLIRKLKNEKEEFNRIALVKSEEMNELKSYFLSNISHELRTPLNVITNLVESASAEVKDKKTKKNCEVITYSAQSLLGSVNDILDFSKIEKNELRLEKKEFDVLNIFRNVRYNAKLKSKDKGLKFKFKKPELQSLVIIGDENRLFQILNNVLNNAIKFTTEGSVEFKVEIEMKSDNLASIKMIVSDTGVGIAKEKKDSLFDSFSQHSIDNKRKFGGLGLGLYIVKTLVDMQGGHIAIDSELGKGTVCTIILDYEIPEKKTVVAPVVTEAAVCDLGGKTILVVEDNAMNQMVIKMITKKWLNTVVIFANNGQEGLDAFAANRIDLVLMDLQMPVMDGYEATIAIRNGQVGEQNARIPIIAVTADVMESTKQRVAEIGMNHYLTKPINKEVLYQTIKQYV from the coding sequence ATTTTAGAACATGAAGATAGCGAGAATTTTAAATGTAAAACAAATTGTAGTAAGCCTTTTTTTCCTATTTTTTTCTATAATTGGTTACTCACAATATTTTTTAAAAAAGATCAATTACCTTATAAAGTCTCTCTTGAAAATTATACTTCCATTGCTGATGTAGGTCACAAAAAACTAGATATTCAGTTTGTATTAAAAAATTTCGATTCATTAAAACCGGTTTCATTAAAAACCAAAGGAGATTATTTAGGATTTACTGAAAATAATTTTTGGTCTTCTACAACCATTGTTAACACTACAAATGGAGAGTTAAAATATTATTTTGAAACAGCACGTCCTATTACCAATATTGTTGAATTGTATGTTGTAAATCAGCAAACAGGAAAAATTATTAAACATATTAGTGGAGATGAAAAGAAGTTTTCACAACGAAGTTATCCACATCGAAAATGTTTATTTTATTTAGTTATTCCTCCAAATTCCCAATTAAAGTTAGTCCTGCATGTAAAAAGCGATGGAGACGTTTTAAAATTACCATTAATTTTATATTCAACGGAGGCTTTTGTTAATGTTAACTCAACTGAACAATTTGTATTTGGGTTTTTTTATGGATTATTGTTTTTTGTAGCAATCGTTTGTTTTTTCTTGTTTATTAGCTTGAAGGAATTAACGTTTTTGTATTACAGCTTGTATGTTGTGTCTGTAGGGCTGTTGCAATTTGCTCTAGATGGTTATTTTTATCAATATATAACGCCAAGCGGAGGTTGGTTTTCAAAACATGCTGTCTTGCTGCTAGCAATTGTAGGAGCTTTTATTTTAGGACGTTATAGTGAATTGTTTTTGCAAATAAAAAAGAACAGTGAGCGCTTGTATTTGGTTTATAAAATAAGTTATATTTCCTTTGTTGCTCTTTTTTTGGTAACTGTATTTGTGCCTGCGGCATTGTTTTATTCGTATCAAATTGTCAATTTTCTTGCCCTAATCTTTTTTATAATAGTGTTGTATTCCATTAGTTATTTATTGTATTCAAAAAAAGAAGTAGATATCCTGTATGTGTTGGGGATTTTCTTTTTAATCATCGGTTTTGGAGTATTCATTCTTAATAATGTGGGAGTAATTCCTAATACATTTGTAACACAAAATAGTTCCAAAATAGGTACTGGTTTAGAAGTTATTTTCTTATCACTTTCAATGGCAAATTTGATTAGGAAATTAAAAAATGAAAAAGAAGAATTCAACCGAATAGCCTTAGTGAAATCGGAAGAAATGAACGAGTTGAAATCGTATTTTTTGTCTAATATTAGTCATGAGTTACGTACACCATTAAATGTTATTACCAATTTAGTTGAAAGTGCTTCAGCTGAGGTGAAGGACAAAAAGACAAAGAAAAATTGCGAAGTAATTACCTATTCGGCACAGAGTTTATTGGGATCCGTAAATGATATTTTGGATTTTTCTAAGATTGAAAAAAATGAATTAAGACTAGAGAAAAAGGAGTTCGATGTACTGAATATTTTTAGAAATGTACGCTACAATGCCAAACTTAAATCGAAAGATAAGGGTTTGAAATTCAAATTTAAAAAGCCTGAATTGCAAAGCCTTGTGATTATTGGTGATGAGAATAGGTTGTTTCAGATTTTGAATAATGTGTTAAATAATGCCATCAAATTTACTACAGAAGGATCGGTAGAATTCAAAGTAGAAATCGAAATGAAATCGGATAATTTGGCCAGTATTAAAATGATTGTTTCCGATACAGGTGTGGGGATTGCTAAGGAAAAGAAAGACAGTTTGTTTGATTCTTTTTCACAACATAGCATTGATAACAAACGAAAGTTTGGCGGACTTGGGTTAGGATTGTACATTGTAAAAACACTGGTTGATATGCAAGGTGGACATATCGCTATTGATAGTGAATTAGGAAAAGGAACAGTGTGTACTATAATATTGGATTATGAAATTCCTGAGAAAAAAACAGTAGTAGCCCCAGTGGTTACCGAAGCAGCAGTATGTGATTTAGGTGGAAAAACCATTTTAGTTGTAGAAGATAACGCAATGAACCAAATGGTCATTAAAATGATTACTAAAAAATGGTTGAATACGGTTGTTATATTTGCTAATAATGGTCAAGAAGGCTTGGACGCATTTGCTGCGAATAGAATAGATTTAGTTTTGATGGATTTGCAAATGCCAGTGATGGACGGTTATGAAGCCACTATTGCCATTCGAAACGGACAAGTAGGAGAACAAAATGCTAGGATTCCTATTATAGCCGTTACTGCGGATGTAATGGAAAGTACAAAACAGCGTGTTGCCGAAATAGGAATGAATCATTATTTAACCAAACCAATCAATAAAGAGGTTTTATATCAAACGATTAAGCAGTATGTTTAA